CCCTGATGTGAAACTCTGGGAGCTCAACACATACATATATGTACTAAATCTTTCCGGATTATAAAATCGACTTTGCTGTTCATTTCCGAACTTCACAATAGTCAGATCCTGGGAAATGATGAGCTGGTTGTTTGCTGTCACCGGGTCCAGGGTGAGAGATGCTGGAACTGGAAGAAAACATGATTGGGAAGCTGTTACTGTGAGAAAAACAGGAGTGAATGACAAGACGTGTACAGACGGGGATGGGACATCACCACTTTCCTCAGCCCAGGAACTGTGGAAGCTCAGGGACAGAGtgtctgaagaaatttctcccccttCCCTCAGCTCCATTCACTCGGCTCAGATCAGCATCAATTCActgagaataaagatctctctccaATACAAGACCTCGGTTAATACAAGTTGTGGGAACTCGGTCACCGCTCTGAGTCCAGCCTGTTGTGAACTTTTGTGGACAGTGTTGACGCATTTTTCAACGTGTGAATGGGATTGAAGCATTAACTCTCTCACATTCCTGTACACATCAGTCAAGGGGGAGTCCAGATGTTCATTTATTTTCAACGCAGAACCAGAAACGGAAATTCGAGCTCATCCAAATTCTGTGCCCACCGTCTAACTTCCACCAAGACCCAGACATCCATCACCAACCACACGTGCCCCCCCTCACCTTTCCCACTCCCCCGAGCGcactctcactgaccctcatcGGCTTCTGACACAGGGATGTCTCAAAATTAAATGTCTACACGGCCTCCCCACACTCTGTacgtctgtcacctcctccagccctacaaccccctCCGAGATCTCAGTCAGGACAAGGGGGTGACtctcctcctccagccctacaacccctcCGAGATCTCAGTCAGGACAAGGGGGTGagctctcctcctcctcttcaaacTCCTGCCACGGAATCATTGACCCCCAGCTGAGAAGGGGTAAAGTCTCACCTGAAAGAGgctcctccaacactgcagcacttcctcagtaccgcGCTGGGATTGTCAGTCTgcactttcatagattatcatagaatttacagtgcagaaggaggtcattcggcccatcgagtctgcaccggctcttggaaagagcaccctacccaaggtcaacacctccaccctgtccccataacccagtaaccccacccaacactaagggcaattttggacactaagggcaatttatcatgcccaatccacctaaccggcacatctttggactgtgggaggaaaccggagcactcggaggaaacccacgcacacacggggaggatgtgcagactccacacagacagtgacccaagccggaatcgaacctgggaccctggagctgtgaagcaattgtgctaaccaccgtgctgccccaatatataTTTCTGCTCCAGATTCTGGCATGGGACAGAAATCTACAGCTTTCTGACTCAGTGATGGGATAACACGAACAACATTCCCACTGGGAATTCCATTCACACTCGGAAGGAGTGATCCCAGTGGAAAATTCACATCTAAATGACGGAGAAGTTACTTCAGTTATCTCAATGCACGGTTTTGTTCTTTAATCTCCTCGTATGTTCCCTGTCTCCATGGCAACATGGCCCTAACAGACAGAAACCTAGAAAATGTCCAGAATAAcgaggacagtagcaacatggatatggaATGGGGTGAATGACAGTTGTTGGTTGTTCAGACTGGACATAGATATACATTAgtgttcacaggggtcagtgttcacACCCTGACTCTTCCTGTGTAACTTAATGACCTAAACCTTAATGTACAGAACATCAGTTCACAATTAGCGGGTGACAGAACAAGTTGAGAGAGCGATTAATAAGAATGCAGCATCTTAGGCTTTATTAACGCAGAATAGAGTGACAAAATTAtatctgtacaaaacactggttaaTCCTCAACTCTGTTCTGGGCAACACACTTGAGGGAGGATGTGagggcattagagagagtgcagggaACATTCACCACAATGATTCCTGGGAGGAGGAACTTCAGTTACGGACACACATTAGTGAAGCTGAGGTGGTTCCACTGAGAgaagagaaccagaggacacagaattTAAGCAGATCAACAAAAAGTAGCCCTTTTagcgtgagggaaaaccttttcacacagcgagtgtttcggGTCAGGAATGTACTGTGATGGAATCAGATTGAATCACAGCTTTCATATGGAATTGAATCATTAACTGAAGAGGAACAATCAACGTcaggatcaggcagagtcaacgtggagttatgaagggaaaatcatgcttgacaaatctactggaattctttgaagatgtaaccagtacagttgacaagggggaggcagtcgatgtggtacatttggactttcagaaggcgtttgacaaagtcccgtataagagtttattgtgcaaaattaaagcgcatgggattgggggaaatctattgacgtggatagaaaactggttggcagtgaggaaacaaagagtggggattaatgggtccttttcaaattggcaggcagtaactcctggggtaccacagggatcggtgctgggatcgcagctattcacaatatatatgaatgatttagatgagggaacaaaatgtaacatctcaaagtttcaaGACAatatcaagttgggtgggagggtgaacataacataagaactaggagcaggagtaggccacctggcccttcgagcctgctccgttattcaatgagatcatggctgatcttttgtggactcagctccaattttccacccaaacaccataaccctttattcttcaaactgTGAACTGTGACGACGATTCAGGGatgctacagcaagatctggacaggttgggcgagtgggcaaatcaatggcagatgcagtgtaatttggatatgtctgatgttattcactttggaagcaaaaacaggaatgcagattactccctgaatgcttgtaaattgggagaggggagtgtgcagaaggacctggatgtccttgtgcaccagtcgctgaaggtaagcatgcaggtgcagcaggcggtaagcattgcgagagatttcgagtacagaagcagggatgtgttgctgcaattgtacagggccttggtgaggccacacctgggtattgtgtgcagttttggtcttctttgaGGTAGGATGTTCTGGTCTCGAGGGAGtgtaacaaaggtttaccagactgatttcagggatggcgggactgtcatatgaggagggattgacaaggttgggattgttttcgctggagttcagaagaatgaggggggatctcacagagacttaaaAAATTcaatcaggactagacagggtagatgcagggaagatgttaccaatgatgggtgtgtccagaaccaggggccacagtctgaagattcaggataaatcatttcggacagagataaggagacaattcttcacccagagtggtgagcctgtggaattcattaccacaggaagtaattgatgctaaaacattgaatatattcaagaggcggctggatatagcacttgaggataATGGGTtcaaaggcgatggggagaaagcaggattaggctattgagttggatgatcagccatgatcgtgatgaatggcggagcaggctcgaagggccaaaaggcctcctcctgctcctatcttctatgtatctatgtatctatataatctgcagagttacagagaaaAGGTGAAGGAATGGCCCTGGGGAGTTGATCTTGCAACGAGCTAGCAGGAACACAATGGGCCGATTGGTTTCCTCCTGTTTTGTAAACATTCTGGGattcacagaaagagaccattccagACCAACCTGATTCGGCTGCAAATGAATTCTCCAGCCCAATCCCGGTTTCCAGTTCCTGCTCCGTAACCCTGTCGGTTACGGCACCTGGAGTGTTGATCTGATTACTTTATAAATGTGACGAGGGTTTCTGCCTCAATCTTCCTTTCCCAGATCCAGACCACACCCTGAGTGAAAATaatcccctttcaccctcctccctcttacCCTGTATCTACTCTCTATGATCATGGACACCGAGACAATGGAACTCGGGGCTTTTCCAATCAGGACATTCTTAATTTTATACacatcaattaaatctcccctcagccttctctgatccaatgaaaacaatcccaaTCCATCCAATCATAACGCAGAACTCAAGTTTTCTGACCCATCCAACACCATCATAAATCTCCTCGGTAACctctccagcacactgaccagaaaGATACAAAGTACTCTAGTTGTAGACTAACTAGTGTTTAATAAAGTTCCTACATTACCtctctgctcttattttctattccGAGGTCAGTAGAGGAAAATATCCGTTGTGTTATCTTCACAACTTTATCCATCTGTCCTGAATTTGTGGACATAAATTCAaagctccctctgttcctccacaactCTCACTATCTTACCACTTACTGTCTATTCCCTTGCCAGATCTTCCCCCTCCCAATACgttaacctcacacttctctgatCCAAATTCCATTTACGACAAGACAAAATCCTGAGGAAGAGACAGAAGGTGAAGTCTGCCTAAGTTGGGAGTTCCTGTCCTTGGTCACAGAAGGGGACAGAATGTAGTCATGGTGATTGGTATACGGAGTGAGGGGAAGTGTATCAGTGTTTTTTTGTATTTtttattgaggggcaatttagcgtagccaatccacctaccctgcacatattttgggttgtgggggcgaaacccacgcaaacacggggagaatgtaaaaactccacacggacagtgaccgagagccgggatcgaacctgggacctcggcgccgtcaggcagcaatgctaaccactgtgccatcgtgttgcCCGAGTGTATCAGTGTTGACAACGGGGCATGTGGGGACCAATCGGCGCTCTGTGGTCAGGTCTGGAAATGTCCCTTAGAAATGACAGAATATTGTTAAATAAATGTTTTCTTATAACCTGGGGAAAGAAAAATACCCAACAATATACAGAGAATAACACTTGGGGTCACCCAGtgttggggaaaagcaggagggaAAAGGGAGGGATAAACATAAAACAATCATGATCACCAGAGAAAAAGTATCTGGAAAACTAATGGGATTTAAGGCAActtgtcccctggacctgatgtccTGCATCCCAGGATTTTAAAGGCGGGGCTGGAgagaaagtggatgcattggttgtaatctttgcAAATTCCCGAGATTACTGATCAATGATGGGGATACAACTATTTATGATCAATATTCCTGATTGGATGAAGAAACCGAATGTACTGGAGCTAAATTGTCTGATGCCACAAAGTTAGGTCttgaagttgtgaggaggatacaatggTTCTGCGGAGGGATATAGAccggttgagtgagtggacaaagattTAGCAGAGGGAGTAtaaagtgggaaaatgtgaggttgtccaccttggaaggaagaatagaaaaagCAGCAAATTATTTCAATAGAGAtggcagaatgctgcagtacagagggatctgggggaccTTGACCATGAATCACTAAATGTTAGTGTCCAGGTACAGCAAGGAATgaggaaaacaaatggaatgttggcctttattggaaaaGGGATGGAGTGTAGAGTAGGGAAGatgtgctgcaactgtacaggggattggtgagactgcagcttgagtactgtgttcagttctgatctCCTTACATCAGGAGGGAGAGACTCTCATtggagttcagagaaggttcactgggctgattcctggtgaagggattgttttatgaggaaaggttgaacaggttggtctgtactcactggagtttagaagaataagaggttatcttattgaaacataacatTCTGAGGGGATTCCTTcgtcagggtagatgctgggaggatgtttgatCTCTGGGGTAAGCGAGGTGTTGGTGACACAGCATCAAATGAAGGGGCCTctacttaagacagagatgaggaggaattccttctgggagagggttattagtctttggaattctctaccacagagaccagcagaggctgggtcattgattcATGACCGAGTTCGATAGATTGTTGATCAACAAGGGGGTTAAGGGTCAtctgggacaggcaggaaagtggagtaaagGCCACAAttcgatcagacatgatcttatcaaAAGTCAGAGCAGGTTCACTGGGCTGGACCGCTCCTGTTCTTATTCCTTCTGATCATTTCATCAGTGCGTCAAACCTCATTAATCACGTGGATAACAGCAGGGAGACGGTAATATACAGAGAATGATACCTGGAGAAATCGCTGCTCTCATTTCCCTCCACACTTTGATGTATTTGACTGGTTCACCAGCGATATCCGCAGGTAACTGAGTGGAGACAGTTCCAGGCTTGTGAAACTCCATCTGACTCCTGCAAAAACAGGTCTGGAAatcagtgtgtgttagagagacagcAGTGATCACATCACAAAACTGTTTCTTTAAACCTGCTTACCTCATCAACAGGTCCTGAATATCCTGAGGGGAAAGAAACAGAATAGATATGATCGAGTCAGATTAAAGACTTCTTGTTGCTGTAAATCCCGAGTAGAAATTATGAAGAGGGACAGAATCGAGACAAGGAATCAGATAGAAAATAACTTTTACTTTTTCCTTTCATTccctctctgagctcatcttgGTCATCAGACCCACCTCCTGTCCCCTCCATCCTCTTCCCAAAAACTACTgatcccccaacctcccctcctggTCCCCATGTTAGCGGGATTGTCTCTCCTTTAAATCTACATCTTCACCCCTCTCGCCTCCTCATTATTCTCGATCAGTCTGCAACCTTTGACACGGtcgatcacaccatcctcctccaccgcctctccactgttgtccagctgggtgtTCTGCCCGCACCAGTTCCCACTCTTATCTCTCTAACCGtagcccccatcacccctgtggttGGTGAACTACATTGGCTCCCGGTTCAACAACGTATTGatgttgaaaattctcatccttgttttcaaattcctccctggcctcactcctccctatctctgtaatctcctccagctccacaaccctccgagacatcCTCTAATTTGTGTCTCTTGTCCATCCCCGATATTAATCCCAGCTGGCTGAGGCTTCATTTGAATCCAGCGTTCGCAGGATCAGGAACAGCAAAACCCACAACTCAATAAAGATCTACCGACTCCACTTTAACAACGCATCTTAACCCCGTCCTCAGTAGAACTCCATGGGCAGCAGTGTAAACGTCTCCAGTTCCCAGCCCAGCTCTCTCTGAGTCCAATCATCAATCAGTGCCGTGGTAACACTGAGTATAGGAATCACACTGAGATTCTCTCACCTCATTTCCCATTGGACCCTTACTGACAGCAGAAAGAAACAATCACCCAACCAATCAGACTGAGGCCttgcccaatcccagaggttaAAGGTCAGAGTGCCCGCCCTCAGTctctggaatgtttcactggaCAAGACAAAGAGATTTTGTACCTTGAGGAACTTTGGGGCCTCTTGTACCTCCAGCCTCGATTTTAGATCTCTTATTGCTCCTTCAAGAGAAGACATTTCAGCCATGGTTTTGGTTAAGTTCTgctccatttcctctattattttattgctttttctctccaactctgctttcagcagctcctccttctcaaccaggaacttgtgcatcttttcaaattcactgttgatttcATTTCTCAGTCTGTCAACTTCAGCCTGGAACAGATTGAATACAGAACGGAATAAACAACGTTTATAATCCCAGTTTCCCGGTCTCTGTCCACTGGGATATAGGAAAACAATTTGCATCCAGTACGACTAACAAATAATAACAGCTCACTGCCGGCTCAATACTTTGATGGAATATTGGGTatgtgggagtgagttacaaacaaaCATTATAAAGTGATTCCAACGGTTAATCCTGAATAAGAACAATCAAggtgtgaattacagactggaatttaatcgaggtgttcagatggtttatatatggaataatgcacacctgggagtgagttacagactggaatctaatcgaggggtttagatgatttatatatagaataatggatacctgggagtgagatatagactggaatctaatcgaggggttcagatggttcatatatagaataatggatacctgggagtgagttacagactggaatcgaatcgaggggtttagatggtttatatatagaataatggatatcagggagtgagttacagactggaaactaatcgaggggttcagatggtccttatatagaataatggatacctgggagcgagttactgactggaatctaatcgaggggttcagatggttcatatatagaataatggatagttGGGagcgagttactgactggaatctaatcgaggggttcagatggttcatatatagaataatggatacctgggagcgagttactgactggaatcgaatcgaggggttcagatggtttatatatagaataatggatacctcggagtgagttcagactggaatctaatcgaggggttcagatggtttatatatcgaataatggatacctgggggtgagttacagactggaatctaatagaggggttcaaaggctttatatatagaataatggatacacaggagtgagttacagccaaGATTTATTTAATGAATTGTTGTGATTGATTTGAGAGAGAAAATAAGAGATTTTCACATTGTCATAATAATCTGCAATTTGCAGACACTCCCTTATATTGCACTTCAGGGACCAGCCCGTAGTGGCTATGGAGCAGCAGCATTTTATTCAGtaaaactctctctctgactgtgtgagaggctcactcactctcaataacaAACACAGGGAAGTTTACACAAAGCCTAAAGGACACTCTCCTACCTTCATGTGTAAAATCCCATCCTCGCGTTCCCTTTTACTTTGGAGACTGAGGTCCATTTGCTTCTGCAGAGTTTCCAATGATGTTTCTAACTTGTTCTGAGACAGAAAGGACACAAAGGGGTTTGTCAAAGGAAACAATCATTGTCACATTCTGGAGGAGTTTGCTGTTTTAAATAGAGTGAGactagtgaggtagagaaggagatatTCTCAGGATTGACACTCAACAAACAAAGTAGAAGCTGTGGGTTAATTCTGTTTGTTACAATTATCCTCCTCCAGGTTAATTcccctcctcaatcaatcctttCCTCGTTCCAACACTCTCCTCTTTACATTCCTCTCCCCTTCCCTACCCctttctctcctgccctctcttccCCTCCACACATtctacaaacactctctctctctattacttaCACACTGTCCCTCTTCCCCATCTACCTGTGTCAGTAGCAGTGATCCAGTACCTTGTATATCTGGGCTGCCTCCTTtattgggatcacactgtgcgtCTTATGAGCTCTGGACATCCCACACACCACACAGATCGCTTTGTGTTCATCTTCACAGAAGAGTTTCAGCTTCTCCTCGTGTTCCTGACAGTAAAACACCTCCTGTGGCTGTGTCACCTTCACCTTCTGCTCTCTGAACTTCTCCACGATGTTAATCAGGGTCAGAGCAGGCCTGATGTTGCTCTGGATGAAGACCTGTCGACACTGGGGGCAGGAAAAATCTCCCGGGACCTTCTGCCAACTCTGAGAGATGCAGGAGCTGCAGAAATGATGTCCACATTCCAGAGACACCGGCTGGGTGAATATCTCCAGACAGATGGGACAGGTTAGTTCCTGTGTGAGATCTGGAGATGCCATCCCAGTGCTCAGagactctctctccttccctgttcCAGCTCTTTCACTTTCAATTCCTGTTCAGGGCTGCACTTCCTGGATTTCACTTCAACTGATCAGTGACACACTCAGTGTCAGGAACTTTGGAATTAAATCAAACTGACCCCTTTATTGTGTCTGGAGCCCCTCCCTCATCCCTGAGCCCCTCCTTATTCTCTCTCCAACCTGTCCCCATCTGACCCTCATTCTTACAAAAAACATCTTTTTGAAAATGTCcacccccatctccaacctcccccttGTTCTCCAGATTCATGaagagtctctttctctctcccaaatccGGGCCCATCTTTCCCCCCTCAATCCTGCCTGAACCTCTCCGATCAGCTTCTGGACAGGAAGATGGAAAGTTGGTGCCGAGTTTGTGTAACTGGAGTGAAGAGGAACAACGCTGTGTTGGAGCTGCTCATTTCTCAGATGCTGCACATTCTCTGCCTGTGGGGAGAAGCGTCTCGAACAACAGATTCAGTCTCAATGTTGTTGTCTGATTCACGCTGCTGTCGAGTCCCTTTGGATGTTTCACTGCattgaaggcgctatataaatgtaatttgTTGTTGCCTCTGACTGAATCAAAGTGTTTGTGCTGGAAACTGTCCTGAGGGGGGTCTTCAGTCCCAGTCAGAgaccctgacacacaccctcacacagacacacacgcaaatacacacacagacccagacacacatagacacacacagataggcacacacatatacacacactctcagagagacacacacactcagatagacagacagacacccacagagacacactcacacacacagacacaccctaccTAGGCAGAGCTTCCATTTACTGGAGGGTGATGAAGGGACAGGCTCCGTCAGTCACTAGATCACATTTACACATCTGGAACTGGGACATCGACTGCACAATAACATCTTTAAATTCCTGTTCACCTCCAACTCCATCCGCTTGTTAATCTTCTGTTAGTTTGAACAAATCGTGAAGCTGATTCTGCTATTGCTTCACCCGCAGTTAGTGATCATCTCACAAGACATTTTACTGAGACAGTGATGCTCATTAAAGGATATTCGACTGGGGTGGCAGCACTCAATGGGAGAAAGTGAATCAGCCTCTTGTTGAACACTCTGGACAATATCCCTTTCCATTGAatcccactgggagtcactgtgagtACATCGAGCCTGGATTTAAAATATTGCTTCACCTGAAACAAGGGCCTCGTCTCCATCCCCAAACCCAGTCAGAGTGAGTCCAGCCCTGAACTGGTGGGCAAGGACACACTCCCTCTATTTGAACCGCGTCCCCTGCCCTGTTCTCAGTGAACGGCAGTGACCTCCTCATTctaatcactctctgggtaaagatgtttctcctgaattcccgattggatttcccAGTGACTCCCATATCTGAGGGGATTCTGATCCCCACACGGTGGGGATCGTCGGTGGCCACGTTTGAGGAATTGTCCGTCGCGCGGGGGGGAATGTGTAAAATGGAAACATTTGTACAGATTGTAACATTGTGTGCTGGGGAGGATGTTCCCCAGGTTGCTGATGTTTTTGTATTATTTAatttatttggaataaaatacattaaaaaaactttTCCTACTTCATGGATACAAAAATCCTTCTGTCTCCCAATATTTATCAGTCTCTCATCTTTTAAAGATATCCTGAGATCCTCATGTCAAAGTGGATAATTCTACAGAACATGTTGGGAAttgagcccctccagcctgttccaccattcagtcagcTCATAGCTGATCTGTATCTGAACCACATTTACTCACCTTGGTTTTATAACCTTTGTGTGAAGAAGCGCTTCCTGAAATCCCCCCTTGATCTCTCTCATCCTCACCCACACTTTCCCCCTGTTGGCTGGAAGGGCTTTACATGGAGCAGCGCCGCCATCTGCTGGCAGTACTGTGAATGACCACTTGCACTGTCAGCTGCCTTTCAGTTGgagacccctcgattaaattccagtctgtaactcactcccgggtatttattattctatatatacaccacctgaacccctcgattagattccagtctgtaactcacccccaggtatccattgttctatctataaaccatgtgaacctctcgattagattccagtctgtaactcactcccaggtatccattattctgtatataaaccatctgaacccctcgattaaattccagtcagtaactcacccccaggtatccattattctgtatataaaccgtctgaacccctcgattagattccagtctgtaactcacccccaggtatccattattctacatgtaaaccatctgaacccctcgattagattccagtctgtaactcacccccaggtatccattattttatACATAAAccctctgaatccctcgattagattccagtctgtaactcactcccgggtatccattattctatatataaaccatctgaacccctcgattagattccagtctgcaactcactcccaggtatccattattctatatataaaccatctgaacccctcgattagattccagtcagtaactcacccccaggtatccattattctgtatataaaccatctgaacccctcgattagattccagtctgtaactcacccccaggtatccattattctacatgtaaaccatctgaacccctcgattagattccagtctgtaactcacccccaggtatccattattttatACATAAAccctctgaatccctcgattagattccagtctgtaactcactcccgggtatccattattctatatataaaccatctgtacccctcgattagattccagtctgcaactcactcccaggtatccattattctatatataaaccatctgaacccctcgattagattccagtctgcaactcactcccaggtatccattattctatatataaaccatctgaacccctcgattagattccagtctgcaactcactcccaggtatccattattctatatataaaccatctgaacccctcgattagattccagtctgcaactcactcccaggtatccattattctatatataaaccatctgaacccctcgattagattccagtctctaactcactcccgggtatccattattctatatataaaccatctgtacccctcgattagattccagtctgcaactcactcccaggtatccattattctatatataaaccatctgaacccctcgattagattccagtctgcaactcactcccaggtatccattattctatatataaaccatctgaacccctcgattagattccagtctgcaactcactcccaggtatccattattctatatataaaccatctgaacccctcgattagattccagtctgcaactcactcccaggtatccattattctatatataaaccatctgaacccctcaattagattccagtctctaactcactcccgggtatccattattctatatataaaccatctgaacccctcgattagattccagtctg
This window of the Scyliorhinus torazame isolate Kashiwa2021f chromosome 14, sScyTor2.1, whole genome shotgun sequence genome carries:
- the LOC140389111 gene encoding zinc-binding protein A33-like encodes the protein MASPDLTQELTCPICLEIFTQPVSLECGHHFCSSCISQSWQKVPGDFSCPQCRQVFIQSNIRPALTLINIVEKFREQKVKVTQPQEVFYCQEHEEKLKLFCEDEHKAICVVCGMSRAHKTHSVIPIKEAAQIYKNKLETSLETLQKQMDLSLQSKREREDGILHMKDIQDLLMRSQMEFHKPGTVSTQLPADIAGEPVKYIKVWREMRAAISPVTASQSCFLPVPASLTLDPVTANNQLIISQDLTIVKFGNEQQSRFYNPERFSTYMYVLSSQSFTSGRHYWEVGLGHKPYWVVGVCRESVNRKANITHSPENGFWVIARLADCKSLKIPDVISQLKVKPRKLGIYLDYEGGQVSFYDAEDMSHLYTFTDTFTEKLYPAFNPCRDNSDPLTLLTG